The genomic segment aaacagctttttctcGGGCTGTAACCCCATTTTGGGGGTGTTTGGGGCATGCAGCACCACTTTCTGCCTCTAATGACTGACTGGTGTTTCAGCCTCACTGCGTTGGGGAGGAAAAATTTGACTTTATTTTGGTGTgttgctgcagggtttttttttttgcagcatgCAGGATGTGGAGCGGCGGCTCCTTCTGTACACGGGGGAAAGGGGTTTATTTTAGGATTAAACGGTTCAAATTGCAACCTGGCAGCTCGAAAACCCCAAGGCTGCCCCTCCGAGATCCCCAGCGGGACCGAGGGGTGAGATAAAACCCTGCCCGTTACCAAAGAGGATTTTTGGGAACACTCTGGCAGGGGGTGCCAAGGAGAGCTCCCCTCTGCCTGGTCCCTCTCAGGGCGGccccgaggaggaggaggaggtgaaggCCGCGGTTTTGCGGCTCCGGCGCCGTCCCGGGGACGCGTTTggggcagaaaaggaaaacttccaTCCCGTTGCCTTGGAGGCGCGCCCCAGGGGCTCCTCACCAAAAACAGCCGCAAGCAAAAACGGGAGAGGGGAACCCCACCCAGGGGGGACACGGGTGACACCTGGAAGCCGCGGGGCGCCCTAGTGCAGGGCGAAGAGGACGAGGAGCAGCAGGGCGGCCAGCGAGGCGTCGGCCGGGCGCGGCCGCACGCCCGACGCCAGGCGGTACTCCTGGTACTGCTGGATGCACATCTCCCGGATCACCTTGGTCACCACGCGCGTCTCCAGCTCCGCCTCCGTCTGGTTGGCGGCGCCGCCGGCCTCCGAGGCGTTCCTCCTGGCGGCGGGGCCGATGTTGTGCTCGGTGACGGTGATGTTGAAGCAGTCGGCCACGAAGACGTCCTGCGGCACGGGCCCGCGGTAGTCGCGGTAGTAGACCTGGTTGGGGTAACGCGCGGCGTTCTCGTTCCACCAGCGGTACTCGTCGGGGCTGTCGAAGCGGTAGTGCATCCCCGACATCACCCTGCCCATGGCGTAGCCCCCCAGGCCCCCCACCAcggcgcccgccgccgccgcccccgccaCGTGCTTGAAGTTGGTCTTGGGCTTGGGCGCCTTCCACGGCTTCTGGTGGTAAGTTCCTCCGCTGGACGGGTTGTAGCCCTGGCCCCAGCCCGGGTAGCCGGGGTTGTGGGGGTAGCCGGGGTTGTGGGGGTAGCCCGGGTTATGGGGGTAGCTCGGGTTGTGGGGGTAACCCGGGTTTTGGGGGTAGCTGGGCTGCCGCGGGTAGCTGGGCTGGCGGTGGCTGCCCGTGCCCCAGCCGCCCCCGGGTTTGCCTTTGCCCTTCTTGCAGGAGGCCAGCTCGGTGCAGAGGccgaggagcagcagcaggagcaggcagcaggtgCTGAGGAGCCTGGCCATGGCTGTGGGGACAAGGAGAAGGTCAGGGCACGGCCAAAACCCCCGCGGTCAACCCTCCCTCACCGGTGGGGCACGTCAAACATGGTGGGTCCCCTAAATCCAGCTGCAGAATGAACAATAAATGGGTGTTTATCCCTCCCACAAACCcgttatttatatataaatgtgaatatatttatatttggatttaaatgtaaatatatttatatttgtctttaaatataaatatatataaatatatatgtttatatactATTtctatataataaatatatatatatatatatataaatatataaaatttatctATATATAAAGATCTATAATAGatataaattatgtatttctgtttattttatataaatttatgtATAAATTTCTACATGAATGtacaatattttatatgtatatatgtgtatatatatctatttttatatatgcatgtatTCACATACATATGTGtggctttgtgtgtgtgtatgtattcttaatatatgtatttttataagtatatatatatttcaatatatatatatatttcaatatatatccaatttatgtatatttttatatatatttcgATATATATATCCCCCAACAGGACCCCTGCTGGCAATGGCACCTTTAAGTggtgaaagaaaagcttttgggAGAAGATGCTTCGCCTGATTTTGAGGTAAAACGTCGCTTATCAAACCTGCCCTGCCCTTCTGAGGGCAGAAATGAGATTCCTGCTGTGAATGGACCCAGCCCAAGCCCAAAGCTTTTGGCCACTCGGTGCTGCACCGAGGGCAACGCCcagcctggccccggggggTTTCTTTGCTCAAATCCATCGTGTTTTGCCCAAATTCCTGATCATGGGCTCCGGGCCTTTATCTGAAACCCGGCATTTCTGGAATTCACTGTTTGCCAACATCCATTGAGTCAGCGTTTGCTGCTGGCATCCCGGGCATCTCCCACACTGGCAAGGCAGAAATTCCCCCCTGAGGAGCCATTTCCCTCCTGGTCTGCAAAATCCAGCCGGGACAATCCACAAAACCTGCAAACCCTTTGGAATGACCTATGGAAAACCACCTCCCAATCTACAAAACCTCTCCGGATTGCCACCCTGCCCCGAGGCTGAGCTGGTGCTCCTTGGGTgctcaagaaaatgaaaaacagaggaggaaaaggaaaaatctatCTTAAATTGGGCcgtttttaaaatagatttttggaGCTATCACTCCCCGCCCTGAGTTCCGAGGAGggtaaattaaacaaaaaccaGGTTGAAGAGGGGTTCTGGCCAAGCACTGCGATGGTTTTATTGAAGAAATCTCAGGGTTTGAGGCTGATTCaaggctggcagctctgccctgctcctcgAATTGTTTTTAGAGCTCTGATAAACAGGTAAAGGCCAAATCAGCCCTTGCCTGCTGGGGAGGTGTGGGTGGGCATTCCACAGCACCCCTGGGTGCGCCTTCAGGCTCGTGCGACAGCGAGAAGCAATTCAGTTAaatcttaaatttattttggttttttttcagcgATTAATGGAGCAGCTTCCTACAGAGTCACCCCAGGAATAATCTTAACCCAGGCAGGAGATGTTGAGTTTCCTGAGACAGCCAAAAGTGACCAAGCCAGCCTCTGtttaaaccagattttttttctgttgccaCCTAGACGTGGCTTTGTGGTccacaaaaaaagcaaattaatctCTTTGGGTTCATGAATgatgcttttttctcccccctgcCGTGCCAAAAATCTGGTTTTACGTCTGGAAATGTTCGAATTGAAGCCCTCCAGGCAAGCTCAGTGCTTTGGTTGGGCTCGTTAGCAAGACCCCAACCAAAACAAGGAGAGATGCACAAACCCCGTCCCTGGTGACGGGCAGGAATTCCAGGCTTGGGATGGATTGCTcgctcatggaaaaaaaaaaaatatctgggTGCGAGagctctgcctccctcaccctgcagcacccaccCGCTGGGGGCAGGGATGAGATCAGGGGGGTTAAAAATAGCCGAAAGGCAGGGGAAAAACAACCAGAGCTCCTTGGGTGCTCGGGGAAAGGAAAAAcgggaggaggaaaaggcaaggaaaaaaatcgGCCGggtttaaaatgtatttttggagAAGCCGCTCTCCCCGCTGTGAGTtctaagggggaaaaaaaaaaaatatccagggCCTGGTTGAAGAAAGGTTCTGGCAAAGCACTGCGATGGTTTTACTGAAGAAATCGCAGGGTTTGAGGCTGATTCAAGAATCTCGGAGCGCTGCAGCGCTGCCCTGCTCCTCTAATTGCCTTTGGAGCTGATAAACAAGGCACGGGCGCTAATTAGCGAGCGAGGAGCTGTGCTCCAAATAAATGAGCGCCCTGTCACAAATCCCGGAGGTTGGGCAAGAGCTGCTTCCTGGGAAGCCGGGATTTTCCCCCAGATAAATCCCAGATTTCCCTcggaaaaaaagaaaaaaacaacccaggagCTGGGACCTCTCTGCTTGGAAATGCTATTTATGGCCTGACCatgacattaattttaaattatacatcGAGTGACTTCACTTcgggggtttatttttttttttttttttgggtccTGATGCTTTTTAAATCTTCCTCCCCCCAGGTTCGCCCCTGCCGGGAGgatgctgcagaggagaggaaggaataAGGAATTCAGGAGGTGATTTCTGGAGGGACTCAGCGCTCTCTCGGCGGAAAATGGAGGCTGCGAGGAGCAGCAATTACACGCTCGGCGTTGGCAGAGGAGGAAGTCTCGGTTAGGAAGGGAAAACCTCAACACCCGGGTGCCAAAATACCCCTGGAAATCccctggagaaggagcagagggaggtggGGAAGGTGGAGATGGGAAGATGCTCGGGGCGATGGGGCAGTCCGGACCCTCCCGGCGATGCTGGGGTGAAAATTCCGGGGCTGGAGCTCGGAGAATTcgaaataaaatcagaattcccctgaaaaaaaaacccaccacgTCACCCCGGGTTTAGAAATCTCGCCCCTTTTTGTCTTTGGttttggggagggaaaaggcagagcGCTGGGAGAAGAAATTCCCCACCAGCTCCGGAGCTGGGTAaacaaggagcaggagcagaaccGGGGCTCCGGCTCTTAAGGAGACGCTGGAAATGTCAAATTTTCGGCGGCCACGGGCAGGGAAAGAGGCACCCCGTAACCCTCGGGGTTCAAACCCCCCTCGCCTCCCGATTTATCCCTCCCCAATCCAGTTTTTTCCCCCGGCACTCACCCGCTGGAAGCGCTGCTGCCGCTGTCCCCGAGGTGATTGAGCTCCGGAGCTCGGCGCAGGAATAAATAGCGAGAGGGAGGAGCCCTGGGCTCAGCCGcatcctcagcctctccttccccGGAGAAAACCGCCGCCAGCGCCCCGCAAACCTCGGCTTCTCCCCAAATCATCCCCCCGAGGCACCGGGAGCCAAAGGAGCTGGGAATTACCGCGCTTCCATCCAAGAATTATCAGGGTTTGATGGAAGAATTATCCGGGTTTGATAGAAGAATTATCAGGGTTTGATAGAAGAATTATCAGGGTTGGCATGAAGCATTATCTGGGTTGGCATGAAGAATTATCAGGGTTTGATGGAAGAATTATCAGGGTTTGATGGAAGAATTATCAGGGTTTGATAGAAGAATTATCCGGGTTTGATGGAAGAATTATCAGGGTTTGATGGAAGAATTATCAGGGTTGGCATGAAGCATTATCAGGGTTGGCATGAAGCATTATCTGGGTTGGCATGAAGAATTATCAGGGTTTGATAGAAGAATTATCAGGGTTTCATGGAAGAATTATCTGGGTTGGCATGAAGAATTATCAGGGTTTGATGGAAGAATTATCAGGGTTTGATGGAAGAATCATCAGGGTTTGATCAAAGGATTATCAGGGTTTGAGGCTGGTTATAAAACCTCGGGATATTGCAGCAGTTGGAATTTTTTACACTAGAGGAAATAaccagggctcagggctgatttaaaccaaaaaataatCTTAGGAAGCCACAGGCACCCGGATGGTTTTATTGAAGAATCCCTCGGGGTTGAAGGCCGATTCAGAAATCTTGGAATGTCACAGCTGTTGGATTTTATTACCCATGAAATGTCAGGGTGTGTTGTGAGGAGGGATGTCGggaaatcaaaacattttgttgAAGAAATGTTGGTGAGATCATCAGGATTTGGGCATCTTGGACAACTGCAGTGCTTTCTTGGATGGTTTATTGAAGAGATGTTGGTGGGATCACCAGAAATTTGGGGGCTGGTTCAGAAGTCTTGGAATATGGCAGCATTTGGATTTTTATACTGAAGAAATATCAGGGCTTGGGGGCTGATtgaaaaatcctttgaaatCACAGCACCTGGatggggttgggttttttttggacAAATATCAGGGTTTGAGGCTGATCTGTAAATCCTGGAATACTGCAGCATTTGGGGTTTATACTGGGGTTTATAATCTTTATACCAAGGCTTGGGGCTGGGTGGGGAAATCTTGGAAAATTGCAGGATCTCGGTGGTTTATTGAAGAAATACTGGGCAGAGTGAGGAGATTTGGAGCTGTTTCGGGAATCTTGGAAAATCACAGTgcgtggggtttttttaattgaagaaatCTCAGGGTTTGGGATGAGTTGGTCGAGGCTCTGGGAGAGGATAAGAtgctttcagcagctgctgactgCAGCTCCAAATCCATTATCCcgtggggacagagctgctcccagggctgatGGAGAGGAAATAAATCCTGCTCTGTGGGAAAAAAGATGGATTTGTCTTTCTAGTCTGCCTCCCTTCAGGGGAGCAGAACTCACTCCTGCAATCCCACTTTATGTCAAGGAATCCTGATCCCTAATGGGAGGAAATGCCACAGAAAACGATTTTAAAATTCCATGGGATGGCAAaatggggtgggtttttttttgagggtaAGGATAGATGACTGGAATATACAGACACCTAAAGGCCAGAGTGGCTGAGTTTCCCAACTTTCAGGggtttccagagcagctgtggctgcccctggatccctggcagtgcccaaggccaggctggatgaggcttggagcagcctgggaggtgtccctgccatggcaggggtggcactgggtgagttttaaagtcccttccaacctaaattccaagattttatgatttttacaTGGCCAAAACCCTCCTGAGGCTGCCCAaaacagctggagcaggaatgACCCAGCCTGAAGCACAGAGCACATCGggatggaaaagggattttGCCCTGGTGCTTCCACAGCCTTGTGATCCATCTGGCTGGGTTATGCTCAGATAAATAAAAGTGGTTTCTCTCTggcagggaaatgggaaaacacGGATATTAATCcagggaggagaaaatggaCCAGGCAGGATTGAGGTCTGTGGGAGCTCTGCCCTACAGGGGAATTTGTTCTGTGTGTGGACGATGCCTCTGCCTGCCTGGTTTGGGTTTAACTATTCATCCAAAGGTTATCCAAACTCCTCcccaggaaaggagagaaaccAGGAATGAGCTGCT from the Sylvia atricapilla isolate bSylAtr1 chromosome 28, bSylAtr1.pri, whole genome shotgun sequence genome contains:
- the PRNP gene encoding major prion protein homolog, producing MARLLSTCCLLLLLLLGLCTELASCKKGKGKPGGGWGTGSHRQPSYPRQPSYPQNPGYPHNPSYPHNPGYPHNPGYPHNPGYPGWGQGYNPSSGGTYHQKPWKAPKPKTNFKHVAGAAAAGAVVGGLGGYAMGRVMSGMHYRFDSPDEYRWWNENAARYPNQVYYRDYRGPVPQDVFVADCFNITVTEHNIGPAARRNASEAGGAANQTEAELETRVVTKVIREMCIQQYQEYRLASGVRPRPADASLAALLLLVLFALH